Proteins encoded by one window of Lactobacillus sp. ESL0684:
- the fusA gene encoding elongation factor G, with the protein MANKREFPLEKTRNIGIMAHIDAGKTTTTERILYYTGKIHKIGETHEGDSQMDWMDEEKERGITITSAATTAQWKDYRINIIDTPGHVDFTIEVERSLRVLDGAVTVLDAQAGVEPQTENVWRQAETYGVPRIVFINKMDKIGADFDKSVTSLHERLNANAIAVQMPIGSADTFEGVINLIDMEADIYDEDKLGSSWETVAVPDEYKEEAEKRRNELIEQVADVDDGIMEKYLNGDEISIDELKAAIRKATLDLKAFPVFAGSAFKNKGVQMMLDGVVDYLPSPLDVKPYVAHDPKTDEEVELVAGDDKPFSALAFKIATDPFVGRLTYIRVYTGSLESGSYVLNASKNSRERVGRLLQMHANSRSEISEVFSGDIAGAIGLKNTTTGDSLTDPDHPLILESLEVPDPVIQVSIEPESKADRDKLDVALQKLTEEDPTFRAETNAETGQTLISGMGELHLQIMVERMKREFHVEAKIGEPQVAYRETFTKSAKAQGKFVRQSGGKGQYGDVWVEFTPNDRGKGYEFEDAIVGGVVPREFIPSVDAGLQESMQNGILAGYPLIDVKAKLYDGSYHEVDSSETAFKVAASYALRNAAPKAGAVILEPIMKVQVITPEEYLGDVMGSITARRGTMDNMQDRSGAKVLNSMVPLAEMFGYATTLRSSTQGRGTFTMVFDHYSPTPKSIQEDIIKQRGGKSE; encoded by the coding sequence ATGGCTAATAAGCGTGAATTTCCATTAGAAAAGACGCGTAATATTGGTATCATGGCCCACATCGATGCGGGTAAGACTACCACTACTGAACGTATCCTTTACTACACTGGTAAAATCCATAAAATTGGTGAAACCCACGAGGGTGACAGCCAAATGGACTGGATGGATGAAGAAAAAGAACGTGGGATTACCATTACATCAGCTGCTACTACAGCTCAATGGAAAGACTACAGAATTAACATTATTGATACACCAGGACACGTTGACTTCACTATCGAAGTTGAGCGTTCATTACGTGTGCTTGATGGTGCTGTAACTGTGCTTGATGCACAAGCTGGGGTTGAACCACAAACTGAAAATGTTTGGCGTCAAGCTGAAACTTATGGTGTTCCAAGAATCGTATTCATCAACAAGATGGATAAAATTGGTGCAGATTTTGATAAATCAGTTACTTCTTTACATGAACGGTTAAATGCTAACGCTATAGCAGTACAAATGCCAATTGGTTCTGCTGATACTTTTGAAGGTGTTATCAATTTAATTGATATGGAAGCTGATATTTACGACGAAGATAAGCTTGGTTCAAGTTGGGAAACTGTTGCAGTACCTGATGAATACAAAGAAGAAGCTGAAAAGCGTCGTAATGAATTAATTGAGCAAGTAGCTGACGTTGATGATGGCATCATGGAAAAGTACCTTAATGGTGATGAAATTTCTATCGATGAATTAAAAGCTGCTATTCGTAAGGCTACCTTGGACTTAAAGGCTTTCCCAGTTTTTGCTGGTTCGGCATTTAAGAACAAGGGTGTACAAATGATGCTTGACGGTGTGGTTGATTACTTACCATCACCATTAGATGTTAAGCCTTATGTTGCTCATGATCCTAAGACTGACGAAGAAGTTGAATTAGTTGCAGGAGATGACAAGCCATTCTCAGCTTTAGCCTTTAAGATTGCTACTGACCCATTTGTTGGTCGTTTAACTTATATTCGTGTTTATACTGGTTCACTTGAATCGGGTTCATACGTGTTGAATGCTTCTAAGAATAGTCGTGAACGTGTTGGTCGTTTGCTTCAGATGCATGCTAACTCAAGAAGTGAAATTTCAGAAGTCTTTTCAGGTGATATTGCCGGTGCAATCGGCTTGAAAAACACTACTACTGGTGATTCATTGACTGATCCAGATCATCCATTAATTTTGGAAAGTTTGGAAGTTCCAGATCCAGTTATTCAAGTTTCAATTGAGCCTGAATCAAAGGCTGACCGTGATAAACTTGATGTTGCTTTGCAAAAACTGACTGAAGAGGATCCTACTTTTAGAGCCGAAACTAACGCTGAAACTGGGCAAACTTTGATTTCTGGGATGGGTGAATTACACTTACAGATCATGGTTGAACGTATGAAACGTGAATTCCATGTCGAAGCTAAGATTGGTGAGCCACAAGTTGCTTATCGTGAGACATTCACTAAGAGTGCCAAGGCTCAAGGTAAGTTTGTTCGTCAATCCGGTGGTAAGGGTCAATATGGTGATGTTTGGGTTGAATTTACTCCAAATGATCGCGGTAAAGGCTACGAATTCGAAGATGCCATTGTTGGTGGTGTAGTTCCTCGTGAATTTATTCCTTCAGTTGATGCTGGACTGCAAGAATCAATGCAGAATGGTATTTTAGCTGGATATCCACTGATTGATGTTAAGGCTAAACTTTATGATGGTAGTTATCACGAAGTCGATTCAAGCGAAACTGCCTTTAAGGTTGCTGCTTCATATGCATTAAGAAATGCTGCACCTAAGGCTGGTGCTGTTATCTTGGAACCAATCATGAAGGTACAAGTAATTACTCCTGAAGAATATCTTGGTGATGTAATGGGCTCGATTACTGCACGTCGTGGTACGATGGATAACATGCAAGATCGTTCAGGTGCTAAAGTATTGAATTCAATGGTGCCACTTGCTGAAATGTTTGGTTATGCAACTACTTTGCGTTCGTCAACTCAAGGTCGTGGGACATTTACAATGGTATTTGATCACTATTCACCAACTCCTAAGTCAATTCAAGAAGATATTATTAAGCAACGTGGTGGAAAGTCCGAATAA
- the rpsJ gene encoding 30S ribosomal protein S10 — protein sequence MASQSIRIRLKSYEHGILDESAAKIVATAKRTGAEISGPVPLPTERVLFTVLRSPHKNKDSREQFEMRTHKRLIDILNPTPKTVDSLMKLDLPSGVDIEIKL from the coding sequence ATGGCAAGTCAATCTATTCGGATAAGACTTAAGTCTTACGAACATGGTATTCTCGATGAATCAGCTGCTAAGATTGTAGCTACTGCGAAGAGAACTGGTGCTGAAATTTCAGGTCCAGTTCCACTTCCAACTGAAAGAGTTTTGTTTACTGTTCTTCGTTCACCACATAAGAACAAGGATTCACGTGAACAATTTGAAATGCGCACGCATAAGCGGTTAATCGACATTTTAAATCCAACACCTAAGACTGTTGATTCTTTAATGAAGCTCGATCTACCAAGTGGTGTAGACATCGAAATCAAATTATAA
- the rplC gene encoding 50S ribosomal protein L3, which produces MTKGILGKKVGMTQIFTKDGILVPVTVVEATPNVVMQVKTVESDGYEAVQLGYQDKREVLSNKPEKGHASKAKTSPKRFIREIRGVELKDYEVGSEITVDTFKDGDVVDVTGITRGHGYQGNIKRWNQSRGPETHGSRYHRIPGSMGSIINRVPKGKRLPGHMGTKKVTIENLVIEKVVADKNVLLIKGNVPGAKNSLITVKSAVKINK; this is translated from the coding sequence ATGACCAAAGGAATCTTAGGAAAAAAAGTCGGTATGACTCAAATTTTCACTAAAGATGGTATCCTTGTCCCTGTAACTGTTGTCGAAGCAACACCTAACGTTGTTATGCAAGTTAAGACTGTTGAATCAGACGGCTATGAAGCAGTGCAATTGGGTTACCAAGATAAGCGTGAAGTTTTGAGCAACAAACCAGAAAAAGGTCATGCTTCTAAAGCAAAGACTTCGCCTAAGCGCTTCATACGTGAAATCCGCGGAGTTGAGCTTAAGGACTACGAAGTCGGCTCAGAAATAACTGTGGACACATTTAAGGATGGCGACGTTGTTGACGTTACCGGAATTACAAGAGGTCATGGATACCAGGGTAACATTAAGCGTTGGAACCAATCACGTGGACCAGAAACTCACGGATCAAGATATCACAGAATTCCTGGTTCAATGGGTTCAATCATTAATCGTGTACCAAAGGGTAAGAGATTACCAGGTCACATGGGTACTAAGAAAGTTACCATTGAAAACTTAGTAATTGAAAAAGTTGTAGCAGATAAGAATGTTTTGCTGATTAAAGGCAATGTTCCTGGTGCTAAGAACTCATTAATTACTGTTAAATCTGCTGTTAAGATTAATAAGTAG
- the rplD gene encoding 50S ribosomal protein L4, with product MANLKVIDQTGKDAGEVTLNDQVFGIKPNESVVFDAIIRQRAGKRQGTSKVKNRSAVRGGGKKPWKQKGTGRARQGSIRSPQWRGGGVVFGPTPRSYSYSMPRKQRRLAIKSVLSQKLLDNDLVVLDQLTMAAPKTKELKSTLDGLKVEGKVLIVSEDRNVQLSAKNLPKVKVVTINGVNVEDVVNCDKMILTKDAVEKLEKNVEGASEK from the coding sequence ATGGCTAATTTAAAAGTTATCGATCAAACAGGCAAAGATGCTGGTGAAGTTACTTTAAATGATCAAGTATTTGGGATTAAACCAAACGAAAGTGTTGTGTTTGATGCAATTATCAGACAAAGAGCTGGTAAGCGTCAAGGTACTTCTAAAGTTAAGAATAGATCTGCAGTTCGCGGTGGTGGTAAAAAGCCATGGAAGCAAAAGGGTACTGGACGTGCTCGTCAAGGTTCCATCAGATCACCACAATGGCGTGGTGGTGGTGTAGTATTTGGCCCAACTCCTCGCTCATATTCATACTCAATGCCAAGAAAGCAACGCCGGTTGGCTATCAAGTCAGTTCTTTCTCAAAAATTACTTGACAATGACTTAGTTGTTTTAGATCAATTGACTATGGCTGCTCCAAAGACTAAAGAGCTTAAGTCAACTTTAGATGGTTTAAAAGTTGAAGGTAAGGTTTTAATTGTTTCAGAAGATAGAAACGTACAACTTTCGGCTAAAAATTTACCTAAGGTTAAAGTAGTTACTATTAATGGCGTAAATGTTGAAGATGTTGTTAATTGTGACAAGATGATTTTGACTAAAGACGCTGTGGAAAAGCTAGAAAAGAATGTTGAGGGGGCTTCAGAAAAATGA
- the rplW gene encoding 50S ribosomal protein L23 produces MSAHDIILRPVITEKSTNLMDDKKYTFNVLLTATKTQVRNAVEEIFDVKVKKVNIMNVRGSDKRVGRYTGKTARSRKAIVTLTDDSNDIKIFKDEENKENK; encoded by the coding sequence ATGAGTGCACATGATATCATTTTAAGACCTGTCATTACTGAAAAGTCAACGAACTTAATGGATGATAAGAAGTACACTTTCAACGTGCTTTTGACCGCAACCAAAACACAAGTTCGCAATGCTGTTGAAGAAATCTTTGATGTTAAAGTCAAAAAAGTTAATATCATGAATGTTCGCGGAAGCGACAAACGTGTTGGTCGTTACACTGGTAAGACCGCTCGCAGTCGTAAAGCAATCGTAACTTTAACTGACGATTCAAATGACATTAAGATTTTCAAAGACGAAGAGAATAAAGAAAACAAGTAA
- the rplB gene encoding 50S ribosomal protein L2 → MAIKIYKPTTNGRRNMTSSDFAEITTSKPERTLLESQSHTAGRNSYGHITSRHRGGGHKQKYRIIDFKRNKDNTKAVVKTIEYDPNRTANIALLHYTDGVKTYILAPKGLKVGDVVESGADADIKPGNALPLKNIPTGTSIHNIELKPEKGGQLVRSAGTSAQVLGVDGNYTLVRLQSGEVRKILSACRATIGVVGNEQHSLIQLGKAGRSRWLGRRPQSRGSVMNPNDHPHGGGEGKAPVGRPQPMTPWGKKSRGVKTRNSKKASEKLIIRHRKGSK, encoded by the coding sequence TTGGCTATTAAAATTTATAAGCCAACCACAAATGGTCGCCGTAATATGACTTCTTCCGACTTTGCTGAGATTACTACTAGCAAGCCAGAACGGACTCTGTTAGAATCACAATCACATACAGCAGGTCGTAATTCATATGGTCATATTACTAGTAGACATCGTGGTGGTGGACATAAGCAAAAGTACCGTATTATCGATTTTAAGCGTAATAAGGACAATACTAAAGCAGTTGTTAAGACAATCGAATACGATCCAAATAGAACTGCTAATATTGCTCTTCTTCACTACACTGACGGTGTGAAAACTTATATTTTAGCACCTAAAGGCTTAAAAGTCGGTGATGTTGTTGAATCTGGTGCTGATGCAGACATCAAGCCAGGTAATGCTTTACCACTTAAGAATATTCCTACTGGTACTTCAATTCACAATATTGAATTGAAACCTGAAAAAGGTGGTCAATTAGTTAGAAGTGCTGGTACTAGTGCTCAAGTATTAGGTGTTGATGGCAACTATACCTTAGTTAGACTACAAAGTGGTGAAGTTCGTAAGATTTTATCTGCTTGTCGTGCAACTATTGGTGTTGTTGGTAATGAGCAACATTCATTAATTCAACTTGGTAAAGCTGGTCGTAGTCGTTGGTTGGGTAGACGTCCTCAATCTAGAGGTTCTGTAATGAACCCTAACGATCACCCACATGGTGGTGGTGAAGGTAAAGCTCCAGTTGGACGTCCACAACCTATGACTCCTTGGGGTAAGAAGAGTCGTGGCGTTAAGACTAGAAATTCTAAGAAAGCCAGCGAGAAGTTAATTATTCGTCACCGTAAGGGTAGCAAATAA
- the rpsS gene encoding 30S ribosomal protein S19 translates to MSRSIKKGPFADESLLKKVNAQADADKKQVIKTWSRRSTIFPSFVGLTIAVYDGRKHVPVYITEDMVGHKLGEFVPTRTFRGHKTSDDKATAKA, encoded by the coding sequence ATGAGCCGTAGTATTAAAAAAGGGCCTTTTGCTGATGAGTCATTGTTAAAAAAGGTCAATGCACAAGCTGATGCGGATAAGAAGCAAGTTATTAAAACTTGGTCACGTCGTTCAACTATTTTCCCTTCCTTTGTTGGTTTGACTATAGCTGTTTACGATGGTAGAAAGCATGTTCCAGTTTATATTACTGAAGACATGGTTGGTCATAAATTAGGTGAATTTGTCCCAACGAGAACATTCCGTGGACACAAGACATCTGACGATAAAGCCACTGCAAAAGCTTAA
- the rplV gene encoding 50S ribosomal protein L22, whose amino-acid sequence MAEQISSAKAEARTVRITARKARLVIDLIRGKDVAEALAILQFTPRAASPIVEKVLRSAIANAEHNYDLESANLYVSEAYVNEGATLKRFRPRAKGMASPINKRTSHIVVVVSEKND is encoded by the coding sequence ATGGCAGAACAAATTAGTTCAGCTAAGGCTGAAGCAAGAACTGTTCGGATTACTGCAAGAAAAGCTCGTTTAGTTATCGACTTAATTCGTGGTAAAGACGTTGCTGAAGCGTTAGCAATTTTGCAATTCACGCCTAGAGCTGCTTCCCCAATCGTTGAAAAAGTTTTACGTTCAGCTATTGCTAACGCAGAACACAACTACGATCTTGAGAGTGCAAATTTATACGTATCTGAAGCATATGTTAACGAAGGTGCAACTTTAAAGAGATTTCGGCCACGTGCCAAAGGTATGGCTTCTCCAATCAATAAGAGAACTAGCCATATAGTTGTTGTAGTTTCAGAAAAGAACGATTAA
- the rpsC gene encoding 30S ribosomal protein S3 translates to MGQKINPNGFRLGVIRDWESKWYADRGYKETLNEDLRIRKFISKKLKSASVSTVEIERAANRINVSINTSKPGMVIGKGGSEVETLRKELNALTKKQVHVNIVEIKKPDLDAKLVADSIASQLEARIAFRRAMRQATQRTMRAGAKGIRVQTSGRLNGADMARREWHTEGRVPLQTLRADIDYAWVNAYTTYGEIGVQVWVNRGEVLPTKSKQPAKAAKGGNK, encoded by the coding sequence ATGGGTCAAAAGATTAACCCAAATGGGTTCCGTCTCGGCGTTATTCGCGATTGGGAATCTAAATGGTATGCTGACAGAGGTTATAAGGAAACTTTAAATGAAGATTTACGCATTAGAAAATTTATTTCTAAAAAGTTAAAATCCGCCTCTGTTTCTACTGTTGAAATTGAACGTGCAGCAAACAGAATCAATGTCTCAATCAATACTTCAAAACCAGGAATGGTTATTGGTAAGGGCGGTTCTGAGGTTGAAACATTAAGAAAAGAATTAAATGCTTTAACTAAGAAACAAGTTCACGTCAATATTGTTGAAATTAAGAAACCAGATCTTGATGCCAAGCTTGTAGCTGATAGTATTGCTAGTCAACTAGAAGCACGTATTGCTTTTAGACGTGCAATGCGTCAAGCTACTCAAAGAACTATGCGTGCAGGTGCCAAAGGAATTAGAGTGCAAACCTCTGGTCGTCTAAATGGTGCTGATATGGCAAGAAGAGAATGGCACACAGAAGGTCGTGTTCCATTGCAAACTTTGAGAGCTGATATTGATTATGCTTGGGTAAATGCTTACACTACATATGGTGAAATTGGTGTCCAAGTTTGGGTCAACCGTGGCGAAGTCTTGCCTACTAAGAGCAAGCAACCCGCTAAAGCTGCGAAGGGAGGAAACAAATAA
- the rplP gene encoding 50S ribosomal protein L16: protein MPLVPKRVKHRREFRGKMRGAAKGGKTIAFGEYGLQALESHWITTQQIEAARVAMTRYMKRGGKVWIRIFPQKSYTAKGVGVRMGSGKGAPAGWVAVVKREKIMFEIGGVDEATAREALRLASTKLPIKCKFVAKSSEVGGNSNED, encoded by the coding sequence ATGCCTTTAGTACCAAAACGAGTAAAACACCGTCGTGAATTCCGTGGTAAGATGCGTGGTGCTGCTAAAGGTGGCAAGACAATCGCTTTTGGCGAATATGGCTTGCAAGCCCTCGAATCGCACTGGATTACTACTCAACAAATTGAAGCTGCTCGTGTAGCGATGACTCGTTACATGAAGCGTGGTGGTAAAGTTTGGATCAGAATTTTCCCTCAAAAGTCATACACTGCTAAAGGTGTTGGTGTACGTATGGGTTCTGGTAAAGGTGCACCTGCTGGCTGGGTAGCTGTAGTAAAAAGAGAAAAGATTATGTTTGAAATTGGTGGTGTTGATGAAGCAACTGCTCGTGAGGCTTTAAGACTTGCTTCAACTAAATTACCAATCAAATGTAAGTTTGTAGCTAAAAGTTCGGAAGTAGGTGGCAATTCTAATGAAGACTAA
- the rpmC gene encoding 50S ribosomal protein L29 — MKTKDIRALTTEQMLDKEKQYKEELFNLRFQQATGQLENTARLSKVRKNIARIKTILSEDALKKD; from the coding sequence ATGAAGACTAAGGATATCAGAGCGCTAACCACTGAGCAAATGTTGGATAAGGAAAAGCAATATAAAGAAGAACTTTTTAATTTGCGTTTTCAACAAGCAACGGGTCAATTAGAAAATACCGCTCGCCTAAGTAAAGTCCGTAAAAACATTGCTAGAATTAAAACAATTCTCAGTGAAGATGCACTGAAAAAAGATTAG
- the rpsQ gene encoding 30S ribosomal protein S17, which translates to MSESIERNHRHVYQGRVISDKNDKTITVVVDTYKNHPVYKKRIRYSKKYYAQDENNEAKVGDTVRIMETRPLSRTKRFRLVEIVKKSV; encoded by the coding sequence TTGAGCGAATCAATCGAAAGAAATCATCGTCATGTATATCAAGGTCGTGTAATTTCTGATAAGAACGACAAGACAATTACTGTTGTTGTTGACACTTATAAGAACCACCCTGTTTATAAGAAGCGCATTAGATATTCTAAGAAATATTATGCACAAGATGAAAATAATGAAGCTAAAGTTGGCGATACTGTTCGTATCATGGAAACTCGTCCATTGTCTCGTACAAAGCGCTTCCGTTTAGTAGAAATTGTTAAAAAATCTGTTTAA
- the rplN gene encoding 50S ribosomal protein L14 codes for MIQNESRLRVADNSGARELLVIRVLGGSKRKTGNIGDVVVATVKQATPGGVVKKGDVVKAVIVRTKSGARREDGSYIKFDENAGVVINADKSPRGTRIFGPVARELREHDFMKIVSLAPEVL; via the coding sequence GTGATTCAAAATGAATCCCGTTTGAGAGTTGCTGATAACTCTGGTGCTAGAGAACTATTAGTTATTAGAGTCTTAGGTGGATCAAAGCGTAAGACCGGTAACATCGGTGATGTCGTAGTAGCAACTGTTAAACAAGCAACACCAGGTGGCGTTGTCAAAAAAGGTGACGTTGTTAAAGCTGTCATTGTTAGAACAAAATCAGGCGCTCGTCGCGAAGATGGCTCATATATCAAGTTTGATGAGAATGCTGGCGTAGTTATTAATGCAGATAAGAGCCCACGTGGTACTCGTATCTTTGGGCCTGTTGCACGTGAGTTACGTGAGCACGATTTTATGAAGATCGTCTCTCTTGCTCCTGAAGTCTTATAA
- the rplX gene encoding 50S ribosomal protein L24, producing MFVKTGDKVKVIAGKDKGKEGTVLSVNVKKNRVVVKGVNTVKKHEKPSQNNSNGGVVESEGSIHASNVKVIAKAENKKEDKE from the coding sequence ATGTTTGTTAAAACTGGTGACAAAGTAAAAGTTATTGCCGGAAAAGATAAAGGTAAAGAAGGTACTGTTCTTTCAGTTAATGTCAAGAAAAACCGTGTGGTTGTAAAAGGCGTAAATACTGTTAAAAAACATGAAAAGCCTTCACAAAATAATTCTAACGGTGGTGTGGTTGAATCAGAAGGTTCAATTCACGCATCCAATGTTAAAGTTATTGCAAAAGCTGAAAACAAAAAAGAAGATAAGGAATAG
- the rplE gene encoding 50S ribosomal protein L5, which translates to MANYLAQEYKEKMVPAMQEKFSYDSVMQVPKIEKVVLNMGVGDAVSNAKNLDEAVEELTLISGQKPLVTKAKKSIANFRLREGMSIGAKVTLRGNRMYDFLYKLINVSLPRVRDFRGVSSRSFDGRGNYTLGIKEQLIFPEIDFDKVNRTRGLDVVIVTTANTDEEARELLSQFGMPFAK; encoded by the coding sequence ATGGCAAATTATTTAGCTCAAGAATATAAAGAAAAAATGGTTCCAGCAATGCAGGAAAAATTTAGTTATGACTCTGTTATGCAGGTACCAAAGATCGAAAAAGTAGTCTTGAACATGGGTGTTGGTGATGCAGTTTCTAATGCTAAAAATTTAGATGAAGCTGTTGAAGAATTAACTTTGATTTCTGGTCAAAAGCCATTGGTTACAAAGGCTAAGAAATCCATTGCTAACTTCCGTTTGCGTGAAGGTATGTCTATTGGTGCTAAGGTTACTCTTAGAGGGAATAGAATGTATGATTTCTTATATAAGTTAATCAACGTATCTCTTCCACGTGTTCGTGACTTTCGCGGTGTTTCAAGTCGGTCATTTGACGGTCGTGGCAACTACACTTTAGGTATTAAAGAGCAATTGATTTTTCCCGAAATTGACTTTGATAAGGTAAACCGTACTAGAGGTTTAGATGTTGTTATCGTTACTACTGCCAATACAGACGAAGAAGCACGTGAGCTTTTAAGTCAATTTGGTATGCCGTTTGCAAAATAA
- a CDS encoding type Z 30S ribosomal protein S14, which yields MAKTSQKIRNHRPAKFSSREYTRCEQCGRPHSVYRKFGLCRICLKDLAHKGQIPGLKKASW from the coding sequence ATGGCTAAAACATCACAAAAAATCAGAAATCATCGTCCTGCTAAATTTTCATCACGCGAATATACTCGCTGTGAGCAATGTGGTCGTCCACACTCAGTATACCGTAAGTTTGGCTTATGCCGTATTTGCTTGAAAGATTTAGCTCACAAAGGTCAAATCCCAGGTCTTAAAAAGGCTAGTTGGTAA
- the rpsH gene encoding 30S ribosomal protein S8, with protein MVMTDPIADYLTRIRNANMAKHDSVEIPASNIKKSISEILKREGFIRDYEVADDNKQGIIKVFLKYGPNGERVISGLKRISKPGLRNYVSAEDLPKVLNGLGIAVVSTSAGVVTDKEARQKNVGGEVLAYVW; from the coding sequence ATGGTCATGACAGATCCGATCGCAGATTATTTGACTAGAATTAGAAATGCCAACATGGCAAAGCATGATTCAGTTGAAATTCCTGCATCAAATATTAAAAAATCTATTTCGGAAATTTTGAAACGCGAAGGTTTTATCCGTGATTACGAAGTTGCTGATGATAACAAACAAGGCATTATCAAGGTTTTCTTGAAATATGGTCCAAACGGAGAACGTGTCATTTCAGGTTTAAAACGTATTTCTAAGCCAGGTCTTAGAAATTATGTAAGTGCTGAAGACTTACCTAAAGTTCTTAATGGTTTAGGTATTGCCGTCGTTTCTACTTCTGCCGGTGTAGTTACCGATAAGGAAGCAAGACAGAAAAACGTCGGTGGCGAAGTTCTTGCGTACGTTTGGTAA
- the rplF gene encoding 50S ribosomal protein L6: MSRIGLKTIEVPESVTVTKEGDNITVKGPKGELTRYFDPKITFNQADGKINFSRSNENDKALHGTERANLASMVEGVVNGYKKTLKLIGVGYRATTQGDKLTLNVGYSQPVEMTAPKGISVKATSATEIEVEGISKQGVGQFAAEIRGVRPPEPYKGKGIRYVDEYVRRKEGKTGK; encoded by the coding sequence ATGAGCCGTATAGGTTTAAAAACAATTGAGGTCCCTGAAAGTGTCACTGTTACCAAAGAAGGCGACAATATAACTGTTAAGGGCCCAAAGGGTGAATTAACTAGATACTTTGACCCAAAGATTACTTTCAATCAAGCTGATGGCAAAATCAACTTTTCTCGTTCAAATGAAAATGATAAAGCACTTCATGGCACTGAGAGAGCTAATTTAGCTTCAATGGTTGAAGGCGTAGTTAATGGCTATAAGAAGACTTTAAAGTTGATTGGTGTTGGTTACCGTGCTACTACTCAAGGTGACAAGTTAACTTTAAACGTTGGATATTCACAACCAGTTGAAATGACTGCACCTAAGGGAATTTCCGTTAAAGCTACTTCAGCAACTGAAATTGAAGTAGAAGGAATTTCTAAACAAGGTGTAGGTCAATTTGCTGCTGAAATCCGCGGTGTACGTCCACCTGAGCCTTATAAGGGTAAAGGTATTCGTTATGTTGACGAATACGTACGTCGTAAGGAAGGTAAAACAGGTAAATAA
- the rplR gene encoding 50S ribosomal protein L18, protein MISKPDKNKLRLKRHKRIRGKISGTAERPRLSVFRSNKNIYAQLIDDVAGVTLASASTLDDSIAKDSTKVEQAEAVGKAIAEAAKAKNITNIVFDRSGYLYHGRISALADAARENGLDF, encoded by the coding sequence GTGATTTCAAAACCAGATAAAAACAAGTTACGCTTAAAGCGTCACAAACGTATTCGTGGCAAGATTTCTGGTACTGCTGAGCGCCCACGCTTAAGCGTTTTTCGTTCAAACAAAAACATCTACGCTCAATTAATTGATGACGTAGCGGGTGTAACGCTAGCAAGTGCCTCAACTTTAGACGATTCTATTGCTAAGGATTCCACTAAAGTAGAACAAGCAGAAGCTGTTGGTAAAGCAATCGCTGAAGCAGCAAAAGCTAAGAACATTACAAATATTGTTTTTGATAGAAGTGGTTATTTATACCATGGCCGTATTTCAGCCTTGGCAGATGCTGCTCGCGAAAACGGATTAGATTTCTAG